The Sorangiineae bacterium MSr11367 genome window below encodes:
- a CDS encoding SDR family NAD(P)-dependent oxidoreductase, whose product MTTPANNRMDLALPAIRLLQQRAAELEARSFEPIAIVAMACRLPSGIETPEAYWDALVEGRDAIGAFPARWASLDLYDADPEATGKCYANEGGFVRDIEAFDPAFFGIAAREASAMDPQQRLVLETAWEALERAGRLPASLKNTKTGVYIGAMNADYVSSQRTDLALFDGYQATGSASSVISGRVSYVLGLQGPAVTVDTACSSSLVSLHLACTALRQGECDFALAGGVTVMSTPATFVEFSRLKVLAADGRCKSFSAKADGAGWSEGCGIVVLKRLSAAQRDGDRVLALIRGSAVNQDGRSQGLTAPNGPSQQRVIRDALAACRLTPADIDAVEAHGTGTALGDPIEAGALVEVFGPGRLADRPVHLGSSKSNFGHMQAAAGVSGVMKVVLALQHGLLPKTLHAEEPTPLIDWAKSGLSLLQQARPWQPKQGRPRRAGISSFGVSGTNAHVILEEAPAPAAAPASAEETSRALDAYPLLISARDEAGLRAQAGRWATWLRANPARPLFDVVYTAAEHRTHFESRASVSVRSTADAVEALDALAAGHSHRAVVQATAQKRAKVVFVFPGQGSQWSDMGKALLATCPEFAAVVAQCDAALRPWTGWSVAALLRGEETDDAPLDRIDVAQPILFTMYVGLAAAWRSLGVEPAAVVGHSQGEVAAAVVAGALTLEEGARVIAVRSRALRTVSGQGEMAVVELPVADVERLLARFDGAVSIAAVNTATSTAISGDPDMVAELLDQLDEQGVFCGNLNADVASHSAYMDPILPGIASELAVLRPKAAQVPFYSTVTGALLGGEALDGAYWCRNLREPVRLDLALAQMLAQGHGVFVEVSPHPLLAMPLTTGTSDSGGVVVGTLQREQGGLSPLLANLGTLHAYGHDVDWKRAFGRQADPVAELPTYAFQRQRYWQETPAERRDVRQLGLGSPDHPWLGAVTALADEQGHIWSGRLSLREHGWLGDHAAFGVVLAPGTGLLELALTAARAVGAPRVAELTVSEPLLLGSDAVRLQVMVNAPDGAGRRAISIWSQRESEDDVWTRHAVGELSVEGKASAESYELALPEDAETVSLDGFYERLRARGLEYGPAFRGLVELRRHGARAHARVALPEGVKASAGAYGMHPALLDAALHALAALSEGALLPFSWSDVELFATGATELEVRVELEPGADSARAKIVVADASGQPVLRAGELHLQRASAEQLQRSKSTGTRDLYRVEFHPVDEAPARREEPRRVVVEATGAREGHVGVAAQAAAVDALAKLQAMLADPELESAEIVWVTRHAVRATGTETLDLAHAPVWGLIRSARSETSDRVLRLLDAGTEPLDGDLVEQALSLSAEPELALRDGRILGARLVRVSGEAAWKGLDPEGAVLITGGTGELGQALAQHLVAAHGVRHLVLTSRRGAEAPGAAELVTALKERGADTVHVAACDVADRVQLANLLAGTERPWTAVMHLAGVLDDATVQGQNAERFERVMAPKVQGALHLDELTAGMDLRAFVLFSSASGTLGAAGQSNYAAANTFLDALAADRQRRGLAATSLAWGLWNPAGMGLTARLAQADLARFRRQGIAALSIDEGMHLLDAALSHDDAHLVPVKVDVTALQRGVASEESLPVLLRSIVRPRLRRAASGESKASGLGERLQAMPEGERLKWLVQLVQREAAVVLGLAGASSVQPQHVLKELGLDSLMAVELRRRLATETGVSLPATLAFDHPTPAAIATLLLTRASSSRGASPARPRARAKQDEPIAIVSMACRLPGGVENPEAYWDVLREGRDVIEEFPARWQALDVFDADPEAIGKSYTNRGGFVRRIDEFDAGFFGISAREAVAMDPQQRLILETAWEALERAKLVAEDLRESRTGVYIGSMGSDYGSNQRTAMDLFDGYQGTGSAASVISGRVAYVLGLQGPAVTVDTACSSSLVALHLACTALRQGECELALAGGVTVMSTPSLFVEFSRLKGLASDGRCKSFSATADGAGFSDGCGMVVLKRLSAAQRDGDRVLAVIRGSAVNQDGRSQGLTAPNGPAQQRVIRDALAASGLVAADIDAVEAHGTGTTLGDPMEAGALAEVFGPGRQGPPLHLGSAKSNMGHTQAAAGIAGVMKMVLALENELLPKTLHAEDPSPHVAWEASGLSLLREARDWKRGARVRRAGVSSFGISGTNAHVILEEAPALPHPNPPSALKVGRGKPRTSEGEGALVGVLSVSGRDEAALKAQIAKWAGWLREHPEQRMEDVAYTSWAHRTQFDVRAAVVARSVEEAAAALEEGRVLRGSSGGETKLAVLFTGQGSQRVGMGKGLYAAFPEFRRAYDEVITALETRIDEAQLDRTETTQPALFALEVALYRQWQAWGVEPSVLVGHSIGELSAAHVAGVLSLADAAKLVCARGRLMQACEAGGAMASVEATEAEVLAVLEGRVSIAGLNGPRQTVVSGDESAVAAIMDRFAAQGRRVRRLRVSHAFHSAHMDGMLEAFAKVAESCTYHAPKVTLVSTLTGAVEAMGNAAYWVKQVREAVRFVDAVATLHQQKITHYLECGPSGVLTAMATACLGDESRATLVPSLRGEQDEERDLVSALGSLHVSGLAVEVQKVYAGREVRRTDVPTYAFQRERYWQETPGARNDVRAVGLMSQEHPWLGAVTTLAEGQGHLLTGRISSREHAWLNDHAVFGTVLVPGTGLLELAHAAADAVGAQVVSELTLAEPMVLREKGSLRLQVTVGAADGEGRRAISIYSQDEEGPDPAAWRQHATGELHDEAPVPSTISAPWDLADAEPVDLESFYARLRAYGLEYGPAFQGLAELHRRGNVAYGRAVLPEALRTKAYDLHPALLDAALHALAALTETDLARTSPAQSVLLPFSWNDVELHATGASELRIRIELNTGADHATASVLVSDEDGQPVLRIGSLLLQSASAEQIQASQRTEPMYRVEFQPPVRASETDAYAPADETLVSAADVNAFLARLDAGERIPRSVIVDATEPSVPESSEHARLTLGQATLRSTLEALRTLQRLVADPRLESTMLTFVTREALDGADLEHAPIWGLVRAARSEHPERVLRLVDLGPDPSDRTHLDRALAVSNEPELTVRDGEILAPRLVRAPSQNVAEATRRFSPEGTVLLTGGTGELGRELARHLVVAHGVRHLVLTSRRGMEAPGAQALVDTLRESGAETVHIAACDVAQRDQVAALLARVERPWTGIVHLAGVLDDGTLQAQNADRFARVMGPKVDGAVHLHELTQGIDLDAFVLFSSASGTFGTAGQSNYAAANAFLDALAAHRRRQGRHAVSLAWGLWAPGGTGLTAGLSKSNLDRFRRQGIAALSMDEGLRLFDAALQRPEAHLVPLKLGATSGEPHPLLRSLSRRSRKRAGTSPAGESNLRERVLALPEDGRLKFLTNVVRREAAAVLGASGIEGVQPQHVLADLGLDSLMAVELRRRLSTEAGISLPATLAFDHPTPGGIAQLILERTMEAAPATTLTKAQLDAVAELLLGATPEQLETAGVASRLFDLQRALSNVVVPQRAPVVDLDTANTDDLLEFLDRKLGMAE is encoded by the coding sequence ATGACCACCCCCGCCAACAACCGGATGGACCTCGCCCTGCCGGCCATCCGACTTCTGCAGCAGCGCGCCGCCGAGCTCGAGGCTCGAAGCTTCGAGCCCATCGCCATCGTCGCGATGGCCTGCCGCCTTCCCAGCGGCATCGAGACGCCGGAGGCCTATTGGGATGCGCTGGTCGAAGGGCGCGATGCCATCGGTGCGTTTCCTGCGCGTTGGGCGAGCCTCGATCTCTACGACGCCGATCCCGAGGCTACCGGCAAGTGCTACGCGAACGAGGGTGGCTTCGTGCGGGACATCGAGGCGTTCGACCCCGCGTTCTTCGGCATCGCCGCGCGCGAGGCGAGCGCCATGGATCCGCAGCAGCGGCTGGTGCTCGAAACGGCCTGGGAGGCGCTGGAGCGCGCCGGGCGGCTGCCGGCCTCGCTGAAGAACACGAAGACCGGCGTCTACATCGGCGCGATGAACGCGGACTACGTGAGCAGCCAGCGCACGGACCTCGCGCTCTTCGATGGCTACCAGGCCACGGGCAGCGCATCGAGCGTCATCTCGGGCCGCGTCTCGTACGTGCTCGGACTGCAAGGTCCCGCGGTGACGGTGGATACCGCGTGCTCGTCGTCGCTGGTGTCGCTGCACCTCGCCTGCACCGCGCTTCGTCAGGGGGAATGCGATTTCGCGCTCGCCGGTGGCGTGACGGTGATGAGCACCCCGGCGACCTTCGTCGAATTCAGCCGGCTCAAGGTGCTGGCGGCCGATGGTCGCTGCAAGAGCTTCTCGGCCAAGGCCGACGGTGCGGGCTGGTCCGAAGGATGCGGCATCGTCGTGCTCAAGCGCCTCTCGGCGGCGCAACGCGATGGCGACCGCGTGCTCGCCCTCATCCGCGGCTCGGCGGTGAACCAGGACGGCCGCAGCCAAGGCCTCACAGCGCCGAACGGTCCCTCGCAGCAGCGCGTGATCCGCGATGCGCTGGCCGCGTGCCGCCTGACGCCCGCCGACATCGACGCGGTGGAAGCCCACGGCACGGGAACGGCGCTGGGCGATCCCATCGAGGCCGGTGCGCTCGTGGAGGTCTTCGGACCGGGAAGGCTCGCCGATCGGCCCGTTCACTTGGGATCGTCCAAGTCGAACTTCGGGCACATGCAGGCGGCGGCCGGCGTCTCGGGCGTGATGAAGGTGGTGCTCGCGTTGCAGCACGGCCTTCTGCCGAAGACACTGCACGCCGAGGAGCCGACGCCGCTCATCGATTGGGCGAAGAGCGGTCTCTCGCTCCTTCAGCAAGCGCGCCCGTGGCAGCCGAAACAGGGGCGTCCGCGCCGTGCGGGCATCTCGTCGTTCGGTGTGAGCGGGACGAATGCGCACGTCATCCTCGAGGAAGCGCCCGCGCCGGCCGCGGCTCCCGCTTCCGCGGAAGAAACGTCGCGCGCGTTGGATGCGTACCCGCTGCTGATCTCGGCGCGTGACGAAGCTGGGCTGCGTGCGCAGGCCGGCCGTTGGGCGACCTGGCTGCGCGCGAACCCCGCGCGGCCGCTGTTCGACGTGGTGTACACGGCGGCGGAGCATCGGACGCACTTCGAGTCGCGCGCATCGGTCTCCGTCCGTAGCACGGCCGACGCGGTGGAGGCGCTCGATGCGCTCGCCGCGGGGCACTCGCACCGCGCGGTCGTTCAGGCGACGGCGCAAAAGCGCGCGAAGGTCGTCTTCGTCTTCCCCGGGCAGGGAAGCCAGTGGAGCGACATGGGCAAAGCGCTTCTCGCGACGTGCCCCGAGTTCGCTGCCGTGGTCGCGCAATGCGATGCGGCCCTGCGTCCGTGGACGGGTTGGTCCGTCGCCGCGCTGCTGCGCGGCGAGGAGACGGACGATGCTCCGCTCGATCGCATCGACGTCGCGCAGCCGATCCTGTTCACCATGTACGTGGGCCTCGCGGCCGCGTGGCGCTCGCTCGGGGTGGAGCCTGCGGCGGTGGTCGGCCACAGTCAGGGCGAGGTGGCCGCGGCCGTCGTCGCCGGCGCGCTGACCCTCGAGGAAGGTGCGCGGGTCATCGCCGTGCGAAGCCGCGCCCTGCGCACGGTCAGCGGTCAGGGCGAAATGGCCGTCGTGGAGCTTCCCGTCGCCGACGTGGAGCGGCTGCTCGCCCGCTTCGACGGTGCGGTGTCCATCGCCGCGGTGAACACCGCGACCTCCACGGCCATCTCGGGCGATCCCGACATGGTCGCGGAGCTTCTCGACCAGCTGGACGAGCAGGGCGTCTTCTGCGGCAACCTGAACGCCGACGTCGCCTCGCACAGCGCATACATGGATCCGATCCTCCCGGGCATCGCCTCCGAGCTCGCGGTGCTGCGCCCCAAGGCGGCGCAGGTACCGTTCTATTCGACGGTCACCGGTGCTCTTCTCGGCGGCGAGGCCCTCGATGGTGCGTACTGGTGCCGCAACCTGCGTGAGCCGGTGCGCCTCGACTTGGCCCTCGCGCAGATGCTCGCGCAGGGGCACGGCGTGTTCGTCGAGGTGAGCCCGCACCCGCTGCTGGCCATGCCCCTCACGACGGGGACGTCGGACTCGGGCGGTGTCGTGGTGGGCACCCTGCAGCGGGAGCAAGGTGGCTTGTCGCCGCTGCTCGCGAACCTCGGGACCTTGCACGCGTACGGTCACGATGTCGACTGGAAGCGCGCCTTCGGCCGCCAGGCCGATCCCGTGGCGGAGCTCCCGACCTACGCGTTTCAGCGCCAGCGCTACTGGCAAGAGACGCCGGCCGAGCGGCGTGACGTGCGCCAGCTGGGGCTTGGGTCGCCGGATCATCCTTGGCTCGGCGCCGTCACCGCGTTGGCCGATGAACAAGGCCACATCTGGTCCGGCCGCCTCTCGCTCCGCGAGCACGGGTGGCTCGGCGATCACGCGGCGTTCGGCGTGGTGCTCGCACCCGGCACGGGCCTGCTCGAATTGGCCCTGACCGCAGCCCGCGCCGTCGGTGCGCCCCGCGTTGCGGAGCTCACGGTGTCGGAGCCTTTGCTTCTCGGAAGCGACGCCGTTCGCCTCCAAGTGATGGTGAATGCGCCCGACGGCGCTGGCCGCCGCGCGATCTCCATCTGGAGCCAGCGCGAGTCGGAGGATGACGTGTGGACGCGCCACGCCGTTGGCGAATTGAGCGTCGAGGGCAAGGCGAGCGCGGAGTCGTACGAGCTTGCTCTTCCCGAGGATGCGGAGACCGTGTCGCTCGATGGCTTCTACGAGCGCCTCCGCGCGCGCGGTTTGGAGTATGGCCCCGCGTTTCGCGGTCTCGTGGAACTTCGCCGCCACGGTGCGAGGGCCCACGCGCGCGTGGCGCTGCCCGAGGGCGTGAAGGCGAGCGCCGGCGCTTATGGCATGCACCCTGCGCTGCTCGACGCCGCGCTCCACGCCTTGGCCGCGCTCTCCGAGGGGGCATTGCTTCCCTTCTCGTGGTCCGACGTGGAGCTCTTCGCCACCGGCGCCACCGAGCTCGAGGTTCGCGTCGAACTCGAACCCGGCGCCGACAGCGCCCGCGCGAAGATCGTCGTCGCCGATGCCTCCGGCCAGCCGGTGCTCCGCGCCGGTGAGCTCCACCTGCAGCGCGCAAGCGCCGAGCAGCTGCAACGCTCCAAGTCGACCGGCACGCGCGATCTCTACCGCGTCGAATTTCACCCGGTGGACGAGGCTCCCGCACGCCGCGAGGAACCGCGCCGCGTCGTCGTCGAGGCGACGGGCGCCCGCGAGGGCCACGTCGGCGTCGCCGCGCAGGCCGCCGCCGTCGATGCCCTGGCCAAGCTGCAGGCCATGCTGGCGGATCCCGAGCTCGAGTCGGCCGAGATCGTGTGGGTCACGCGGCATGCCGTTCGCGCGACCGGCACGGAGACGCTCGACCTGGCGCACGCCCCGGTGTGGGGGCTGATTCGGTCCGCGCGGAGCGAGACCTCGGACCGCGTGCTGCGTTTGCTGGACGCGGGCACCGAGCCGCTGGACGGCGATCTGGTCGAGCAGGCGCTGTCGCTGAGCGCCGAACCCGAGCTGGCCCTGCGCGATGGCCGGATCCTGGGCGCGCGCCTGGTGCGCGTCTCCGGTGAGGCGGCATGGAAGGGGCTCGACCCCGAGGGCGCGGTGCTCATCACCGGCGGCACGGGCGAACTGGGCCAGGCGCTCGCGCAGCACCTGGTGGCGGCACACGGCGTCCGTCACCTGGTGTTGACCTCGCGCCGGGGCGCCGAGGCGCCGGGGGCCGCGGAGCTGGTGACGGCGTTGAAGGAGCGCGGCGCGGACACCGTGCACGTGGCCGCATGCGACGTGGCGGACCGCGTGCAGCTGGCGAACCTCCTCGCCGGCACCGAGCGGCCGTGGACCGCCGTCATGCACCTGGCCGGCGTTCTGGACGACGCCACCGTGCAGGGCCAAAACGCGGAGCGCTTCGAGCGCGTGATGGCCCCGAAGGTCCAAGGCGCCCTGCACCTCGACGAGCTGACCGCGGGCATGGACCTGCGCGCGTTCGTGCTGTTCTCCTCGGCCTCGGGCACCTTGGGGGCCGCAGGCCAGAGCAACTACGCCGCGGCGAACACCTTCCTGGACGCGCTGGCCGCGGATCGGCAACGCCGCGGGCTCGCGGCCACGAGCCTCGCCTGGGGACTCTGGAACCCCGCCGGCATGGGACTGACCGCGCGCCTCGCGCAGGCGGACCTCGCGCGCTTCCGCCGTCAGGGCATCGCGGCCTTGTCGATCGACGAGGGCATGCACCTTCTCGACGCAGCCCTCTCGCATGACGACGCGCACCTCGTACCCGTGAAGGTCGACGTGACCGCGCTGCAACGTGGCGTCGCCTCCGAGGAGAGCCTGCCCGTCCTTCTGCGGAGCATCGTGCGCCCGCGTCTGCGCCGCGCGGCCTCGGGCGAATCGAAGGCGTCGGGCCTCGGCGAGCGCCTGCAAGCGATGCCCGAGGGTGAGCGCCTCAAGTGGCTCGTGCAGCTGGTTCAGCGAGAGGCCGCCGTGGTGCTGGGTCTCGCCGGCGCTTCGTCGGTGCAACCGCAGCACGTGCTCAAGGAGCTCGGTCTCGATTCCTTGATGGCCGTGGAGCTGCGCCGCCGTCTGGCCACGGAGACGGGCGTGTCGCTGCCGGCGACGCTCGCCTTCGACCATCCGACACCGGCCGCGATTGCGACGTTGCTCCTGACGCGCGCGTCGTCGTCGCGAGGTGCATCGCCCGCGCGCCCGCGTGCGCGTGCGAAGCAGGACGAGCCGATCGCCATCGTCTCGATGGCCTGCCGCCTTCCGGGCGGAGTGGAGAATCCCGAGGCCTACTGGGACGTTCTGCGCGAGGGGCGCGACGTCATCGAAGAGTTCCCCGCGCGTTGGCAGGCGCTCGACGTGTTCGACGCCGACCCCGAGGCGATCGGCAAGAGCTACACGAACCGAGGTGGATTCGTGCGCCGCATCGACGAGTTCGACGCGGGTTTCTTCGGCATCTCGGCCCGCGAAGCGGTGGCCATGGACCCGCAGCAGCGCTTGATCCTGGAGACCGCCTGGGAGGCCCTCGAGCGGGCCAAGCTGGTCGCCGAGGATCTGCGGGAGAGCCGGACGGGCGTCTACATCGGCTCGATGGGCTCCGACTACGGGAGCAACCAGCGCACCGCGATGGATCTGTTCGACGGCTACCAAGGCACGGGCAGCGCGGCCAGCGTCATCTCGGGCCGTGTGGCGTACGTGCTCGGGTTGCAAGGCCCCGCCGTCACGGTGGACACGGCCTGCTCGTCGTCGCTGGTGGCGTTGCACCTTGCGTGCACGGCATTGCGGCAGGGCGAATGCGAGCTCGCGCTGGCGGGCGGTGTGACGGTGATGAGCACTCCGTCGCTGTTCGTCGAGTTCAGTCGCCTGAAGGGCCTCGCGAGCGACGGCCGTTGCAAGAGCTTCTCGGCCACCGCCGACGGGGCAGGTTTCTCCGATGGCTGCGGCATGGTGGTGCTGAAGCGGCTTTCGGCGGCGCAACGCGACGGGGACCGTGTGCTGGCCGTGATCCGCGGGTCGGCCGTGAACCAGGACGGCCGCAGCCAAGGGCTGACCGCACCGAACGGTCCCGCACAGCAGCGGGTGATCCGCGACGCACTGGCCGCGAGCGGCCTGGTGGCCGCGGACATCGACGCCGTGGAGGCACACGGCACCGGGACGACGTTGGGCGATCCCATGGAGGCGGGGGCGCTGGCCGAGGTGTTCGGGCCGGGTCGCCAGGGGCCGCCCCTGCATCTGGGCTCGGCCAAGTCGAATATGGGCCACACGCAGGCGGCCGCGGGGATCGCGGGCGTGATGAAGATGGTGCTGGCGCTCGAGAACGAGCTACTGCCGAAGACGCTGCACGCGGAGGACCCGAGTCCCCACGTGGCGTGGGAGGCGAGTGGGCTTTCGCTCCTGCGCGAGGCTCGGGATTGGAAGCGTGGTGCGCGGGTTCGTCGGGCGGGCGTGTCGTCGTTCGGCATCAGTGGGACGAATGCCCACGTCATTTTGGAGGAGGCGCCTGCGCTCCCCCACCCCAACCCTCCCTCTGCGCTGAAAGTCGGCCGCGGCAAGCCGCGGACCTCCGAGGGGGAGGGAGCCCTGGTGGGCGTTCTCTCCGTGTCGGGGCGCGATGAAGCGGCGCTGAAGGCGCAAATTGCGAAGTGGGCGGGGTGGCTTCGGGAGCATCCGGAGCAGCGGATGGAGGACGTGGCGTACACGTCGTGGGCGCATCGGACGCAGTTCGACGTGCGCGCGGCGGTGGTGGCGCGCAGCGTGGAGGAAGCCGCGGCGGCGCTCGAAGAAGGTCGCGTGCTGCGTGGATCGAGCGGAGGGGAGACGAAGCTGGCGGTCCTGTTCACGGGGCAGGGAAGCCAGCGTGTCGGCATGGGCAAAGGCCTGTACGCGGCATTTCCGGAGTTCCGGCGTGCGTACGATGAGGTGATCACGGCGCTGGAAACGCGGATCGATGAAGCGCAGTTGGATCGGACGGAGACCACGCAACCGGCGCTGTTCGCGCTGGAGGTGGCGCTGTACCGCCAGTGGCAGGCGTGGGGTGTGGAGCCGAGCGTTCTCGTGGGGCACTCGATTGGAGAATTGAGCGCGGCACACGTGGCGGGGGTATTGAGCCTCGCCGATGCCGCCAAGCTGGTGTGCGCGCGCGGTCGCCTGATGCAGGCGTGCGAAGCTGGTGGGGCCATGGCGTCGGTGGAGGCCACCGAAGCGGAGGTGCTCGCGGTCCTCGAAGGGCGCGTATCGATCGCGGGGCTGAATGGCCCGCGGCAGACGGTGGTGAGCGGGGACGAGTCGGCGGTGGCGGCCATCATGGACCGATTTGCGGCGCAAGGCCGTCGGGTGCGCCGGCTGCGCGTGTCGCATGCGTTCCACAGCGCGCACATGGATGGAATGCTGGAGGCGTTCGCGAAGGTTGCGGAGAGCTGCACATACCACGCGCCGAAGGTGACGTTGGTGAGCACCTTGACCGGTGCCGTCGAAGCGATGGGGAACGCGGCCTACTGGGTCAAACAAGTGCGCGAAGCGGTGCGCTTCGTGGACGCCGTCGCGACACTGCATCAGCAAAAGATTACCCATTATCTGGAGTGCGGCCCGTCGGGCGTGTTGACGGCGATGGCGACGGCTTGCCTCGGCGACGAATCGCGTGCGACGTTGGTGCCGAGCCTCCGGGGCGAGCAAGACGAAGAGCGGGATCTCGTCAGCGCCCTGGGATCCCTGCACGTGAGCGGGCTCGCGGTCGAGGTTCAAAAGGTCTACGCCGGGCGCGAAGTTCGCCGTACGGACGTGCCGACGTACGCGTTCCAACGCGAACGCTACTGGCAAGAGACGCCAGGAGCGCGCAACGACGTTCGCGCGGTGGGGCTGATGTCGCAGGAGCACCCGTGGCTCGGCGCCGTGACGACCTTGGCGGAGGGCCAAGGCCATCTGCTGACGGGCCGCATCTCGTCGCGGGAGCACGCGTGGCTGAACGACCATGCGGTGTTCGGCACAGTCCTGGTACCCGGCACGGGCTTGCTGGAGCTGGCGCACGCGGCCGCGGACGCGGTGGGTGCGCAGGTCGTCTCGGAGCTGACCTTGGCGGAGCCGATGGTGCTGCGCGAGAAAGGCAGCCTGCGGCTGCAAGTGACGGTGGGCGCGGCGGACGGGGAAGGGCGTCGCGCCATCAGCATCTACAGCCAGGACGAAGAGGGGCCCGACCCCGCGGCATGGCGCCAGCACGCGACCGGCGAGCTTCACGACGAAGCGCCCGTTCCGTCCACGATCTCCGCGCCTTGGGATCTCGCCGACGCCGAGCCCGTGGACCTGGAAAGCTTCTACGCGCGCCTGCGCGCGTACGGTCTGGAGTACGGCCCGGCCTTTCAAGGCTTGGCCGAACTCCATCGCCGCGGAAACGTGGCCTACGGCCGTGCGGTGCTTCCCGAAGCCCTGCGCACCAAGGCCTACGACCTTCACCCGGCCCTGCTCGACGCGGCGCTGCACGCCCTGGCCGCCCTCACCGAGACGGACCTCGCTCGGACCTCGCCGGCCCAGAGCGTGCTGCTCCCCTTCTCCTGGAACGACGTCGAGCTCCACGCGACCGGCGCGAGCGAGCTTCGCATCCGCATCGAGCTGAACACCGGCGCCGACCACGCGACCGCGAGCGTCCTCGTTTCGGACGAAGACGGACAACCCGTCCTTCGCATTGGCTCGCTGCTTCTGCAATCCGCGAGCGCGGAGCAAATCCAAGCCTCGCAGCGCACCGAGCCCATGTATCGCGTGGAATTCCAGCCGCCAGTTCGCGCTTCCGAGACCGATGCGTACGCGCCCGCCGACGAGACCCTCGTCTCGGCCGCCGACGTCAACGCGTTCCTCGCCCGCCTCGACGCCGGCGAGCGCATCCCCCGCAGCGTGATCGTCGATGCCACGGAGCCGTCGGTGCCCGAAAGCTCCGAGCATGCCCGCCTCACCCTTGGCCAGGCCACCCTGCGTTCGACCCTCGAAGCGTTGCGCACCTTGCAGCGCTTGGTCGCGGACCCGCGGCTCGAGTCAACCATGTTGACCTTTGTCACGCGGGAAGCGCTCGACGGCGCCGATCTCGAGCACGCGCCCATCTGGGGCCTGGTTCGAGCCGCGCGCAGTGAGCACCCGGAACGCGTTCTTCGCCTCGTCGACCTCGGCCCGGATCCTTCGGACCGCACGCACCTGGACCGGGCCCTCGCGGTTTCGAACGAGCCCGAGCTCACCGTTCGCGATGGCGAAATCCTCGCCCCGCGCCTCGTTCGCGCACCCTCGCAGAACGTTGCCGAGGCCACGCGGCGTTTCTCCCCCGAAGGCACCGTGCTGCTCACCGGCGGCACGGGCGAACTCGGTCGTGAGCTCGCCCGTCACCTGGTGGTGGCCCACGGCGTGCGCCACCTGGTTCTGACCTCGCGGCGCGGCATGGAGGCCCCCGGCGCGCAGGCCCTGGTGGACACCCTTCGCGAAAGCGGCGCCGAGACGGTGCATATCGCCGCGTGCGACGTCGCCCAGCGGGACCAAGTCGCCGCGCTCCTCGCCCGCGTCGAGCGCCCCTGGACTGGCATCGTGCACCTCGCCGGTGTTCTCGACGACGGCACCTTGCAGGCCCAAAATGCCGACCGTTTCGCGCGCGTGATGGGCCCCAAGGTGGATGGCGCCGTGCACCTGCACGAGCTCACCCAAGGCATCGATCTCGACGCCTTCGTCCTCTTTTCGTCGGCATCCGGCACCTTCGGCACGGCAGGCCAGAGCAACTACGCCGCCGCCAACGCCTTCCTCGACGCCCTCGCCGCGCACCGCCGTCGCCAGGGACGTCACGCCGTCAGCCTCGCTTGGGGTCTCTGGGCGCCGGGCGGTACGGGTTTGACCGCCGGTCTATCCAAATCGAATCTCGACCGATTCCGCCGTCAGGGCATCGCCGCCCTCTCGATGGACGAGGGCCTCCGACTCTTCGATGCCGCACTTCAACGGCCCGAAGCGCACCTCGTGCCGTTGAAGCTCGGCGCCACGTCGGGCGAGCCGCACCCGCTGCTTCGATCCCTTTCGCGGCGGTCTCGGAAGCGCGCGGGAACGTCGCCGGCGGGCGAGTCGAATCTGCGCGAGCGCGTGCTCGCACTGCCCGAGGACGGCCGCTTGAAGTTCCTCACCAACGTCGTCCGGCGCGAGGCCGCCGCGGTCCTCGGCGCCTCGGGCATCGAGGGGGTGCAGCCTCAGCACGTACTCGCGGATCTCGGCCTCGATTCGCTGATGGCCGTGGAGCTGCGCCGGCGCCTTTCCACCGAGGCCGGCATTTCGCTTCCCGCCACCTTGGCGTTCGATCATCCGACGCCGGGGGGGATTGCGCAGCTGATTCTCGAGCGCACGATGGAGGCGGCTCCAGCGACGACGCTCACCAAAGCGCAGCTCGATGCCGTCGCCGAGCTGTTGCTCGGGGCAACCCCCGAGCAGCTGGAAACGGCGGGGGTGGCATCCCGCCTCTTCGATTTGCAGCGCGCGCTGTCCAACGTCGTCGTTCCGCAGCGCGCACCGGTGGTCGATCTCGACACCGCCAACACGGACGACCTCTTGGAATTTCTGGACCGCAAGCTCGGGATGGCCGAATGA